A window from Cryptomeria japonica chromosome 1, Sugi_1.0, whole genome shotgun sequence encodes these proteins:
- the LOC131040660 gene encoding eukaryotic translation initiation factor 3 subunit B, protein MAETMEMPLPVPAHQLNIDFSQVDLDAMQLPPGEDFGIKSDDEEEQEDSLEFETGFGNVIVVDNLPVVPPEKFEKLEGVVRKIFGQIGTIRDRGLWMPVDPETQKTKGYCFIEYNTPQEAQTAKDQTNGYKLDKAHIFAVNMFDEFEKYMKVSDEWVPPETKTYSPIENLHLWLTDEKGRDQIVIRAQSDTEVYWNDARQSKPELVYRRTHWTESFVQWSPLGTYLATLHRQGAAVWGGATTFTRLMRFAHTQVRLIDISPGEKFLVTYSSHEPSNPRDTQRVTLNIFDMRTGTVAREFKGSADDFATGGTGGVAGVSWPVFRWAGGRDDKYFARIGKNAISVYETDTMGLLDKKLLKVDNVMDFSWSPTDPILSLFVPEGGGGNQPARVSLVQIPGREELRQKNLFSVSDCKMYWQSNGDYLAVKVDRYTKTKKSTHTGFELFRIKERDIPIEVLELENKNDRIVAFAWEPKGHRFAIIHGDGSKPDVSFYSMRSPNNVGRVSKLATIKGRSANALFWSPIGRFIILAGLKTHNGQLEFYNVDELETMATGEHFMATDIEWDPTGRYVATYVTTVHEMENGFNIWSFNGKLLYRVSRDHFYQLLWRPRPPSLLSPEKEEEIAKNLKKYSKKYEAEDQDVSLLLSEQDREKRKKLQEEWQGWVNEWKRLHEEERFLRQALRDGEPSDEEEEYEAEEVEAEEVLDVAEEIASYGFED, encoded by the exons ATGGCAGAGACTATGGAGATGCCTCTGCCGGTGCCTGCTCATCAGCTGAACATCGATTTTTCGCAGGTGGATTTGGATGCAATGCAGCTGCCTCCTGGTGAAGACTTCGGCATCAAGAG TGATGATGAAGAGGAACAAGAAGACTCATTGGAGTTTGAGACGGGGTTTGGTAATGTCATTGTTGTTGACAATCTTCCTGTTGTGCCTCCTGagaagtttgagaaacttgaaggtgTTGTTCGTAAGATTTTTGGCCAGATTGGAACAATCAGGGACAGGGGTCTGTGGATGCCAGTTGATCCTGAGACACAGAAGACTAAAGGTTATTGTTTTATAGAGTACAACACTCCTCAG GAGGCACAAACAGCAAAAGATCAAACGAATGGATATAAGCTGGACAAAGCACACATTTTTGCTGTTAACATGTTTGATGAGTTTGAGAAATACATGAAAGTATCAGACGAATGGGTTCCTCCTGAAACCAAGACATATTCTCCCATT GAAAATTTACACCTGTGGCTTACAGATGAGAAGGGACGTGACCAAATTGTCATTCGTGCTCAGTCAGATACTGAAGTTTACTGGAATGATGCTAGGCAATCGAAGCCTGAATTAGTGTACCGCCGTACA CATTGGACTGAAAGTTTTGTTCAGTGGTCACCACTTGGAACATACTTGGCAACTCTTCACAGGCAGGGAGCAGCTGTTTGGGGAGGTGCTACCACATTTACCAGATTGATGCGTTTTGCACATACACAG GTTAGATTGATTGATATATCACCCGGGGAGAAATTCCTGGTAACTTACAGCAGCCATGAGCCTAGTAACCCAAGAGACACACAG AGGGTTACTCTCAACATCTTTGATATGAGGACTGGTACCGTAGCAAGAGAATTTAAAGGAAGTGCTGATGATTTTGCAACTGGTGGAACTGGAGGAGTTGCTGGTGTGTCTTGGCCTGTATTCAG ATGGGCAGGTGGCAGAGATGATAAATATTTTGCCAGGATTGGAAAAAATGCTATCAGTGTCTATGAAACAGATACAATGGGTCTCCTTGACAAGAAACTCCTCAAAGTTGACAATGTAATGGATTTTAGTTGGTCTCCAACAGATCCAATTCTATCACTGTTTGTGCCAGAGGGAGGTGGTGGAAACCAACCTGCAAGA GTTAGTCTTGTACAAATTCCTGGAAGGGAAGAACTGAGGCAGAAAAATCTCTTCAGTGTAAGTGATTGCAAGATGTATTGGCAAAGCAATGGAGACTACCTTGCAGTAAAAGTGGACCGGTATACAAAAACCAAGAAAAGTACCCACACTGGATTTGAACTTTTCCGAATCAAGGAAAGAGATATTCCCATAGAAGTCTTAGAATTAGAAAACAAGAATGACAGAATTGTTGCATTTGCTTGGGAGCCCAAAGGGCACAGGTTTGCTATCATTCATGGAGATGGGAGTAAGCCAGATGTCAGTTTCTATTCAATGAGGAGCCCTAATAATGTTGGTCGGGTTTCTAAACTCGCCACTATTAAAGGAAGATCAGCAAATGCACTTTTCTGGTCTCCTATTGGGCGCTTTATTATTTTGGCAGGGCTGAAAACTCACAATGGCCAGCTTGAATTTTACAATGTGGATGAACTTGAGACAATGGCAACTGGTGAGCATTTCATGGCAACTGATATTGAGTGGGATCCTACTGGaag ATATGTAGCAACATATGTTACAACTGTTCATGAAATGGAAAATGGCTTCAACATATGGTCATTCAATGGAAAGCTATTATATCGTGTTTCTAGGGATCATTTTTACCAG CTGTTATGGCGCCCAAGGCCTCCCTCTCTATTGAGTccagagaaagaagaggagattgccAAGAATTTGAAGAAGTATAGCAAGAAATATGAGGCTGAGGATCAGGATGTTTCATTATTGTTAAGTGAACAAGACAGGGAGAAACGAAAGAAATTGCAGGAGGAATGGCAGGGCTGGGTCAATGAATGGAAACGTCTACATGAAGAAGAAAGATTCCTTCGACAAGCATTGCGTGATGGAGAGcccagtgatgaagaagaagaatacgAAGCAGAAGAAGTGGAAGCTGAAGAGGTATTAGATGTTGCAGAAGAGATTGCTTCATATGGTTTTGAGGACTGA